A single genomic interval of Sulfurovum sp. TSL6 harbors:
- the folE gene encoding GTP cyclohydrolase I FolE translates to MNKEEEFEQAVTKVLELLGEDPKREGLLQTPSRVAKALKFLTEGYDQDPKKILNQALFSTSNDEMVLVRDIEFYSMCEHHMLPIIGRAHVAYIPDGKVVGLSKIPRIVNVYARRLQIQEQMTEQIADAISETIKPKGVAVVVHARHMCMEMRGVQKINSTTVSSALRGLFKSDERTRNEFYNLINTPTPSNF, encoded by the coding sequence ATGAATAAAGAAGAAGAATTTGAACAAGCTGTAACCAAAGTCCTTGAACTTTTAGGAGAAGATCCGAAACGTGAAGGATTACTTCAAACACCCAGCCGTGTGGCCAAAGCTCTGAAGTTTCTTACAGAGGGTTATGACCAGGATCCAAAAAAAATCCTTAATCAGGCTCTTTTCAGCACAAGCAATGATGAAATGGTACTCGTACGTGACATCGAATTCTACTCTATGTGTGAACATCACATGCTACCTATTATAGGGCGTGCACATGTGGCATACATACCCGACGGAAAAGTAGTGGGTCTCTCCAAGATCCCTCGCATCGTCAATGTCTATGCCAGACGTTTACAGATACAAGAACAGATGACAGAACAGATAGCAGATGCCATTTCAGAAACGATCAAGCCTAAGGGTGTAGCAGTAGTCGTTCATGCACGTCATATGTGTATGGAAATGAGAGGGGTCCAAAAGATCAATTCAACGACAGTCAGTTCTGCACTACGCGGTCTCTTTAAAAGTGATGAACGTACCAGAAATGAATTT
- a CDS encoding A/G-specific adenine glycosylase, with protein sequence MYRQTHQNIQNWYQEYGRLDLPWRNTDETYYIYLSEVMLQQTQVKTVLEKYYIPFIERFPTLKSLGEAPLDDVLKMWEGLGYYNRAKNLHKTATLVDELPSDIEELIKLPGIGQNTAHAVAAFAFNQPVPIMEANVKRILCRLHQLITPTDKKLWEIAYDLVDKVNSFDYNQAMMDIGATICLPRNPKCEICPLGDICKGKEEPTRYPTKKRRVVPTREQNILIRVYEDKLSLTQREGKFLHGLWGFESVEIPECASEYLGEVTHAYTHFKLICKVYVYYEHSPEKSDYFSEDEIQKLAISKVDEKIVKLFLATM encoded by the coding sequence ATGTATAGACAAACCCACCAAAATATCCAAAACTGGTACCAAGAATATGGACGACTGGACTTGCCCTGGCGTAATACGGATGAAACCTATTATATCTACCTCTCAGAAGTGATGCTTCAGCAGACACAAGTGAAAACCGTGTTGGAGAAATACTATATTCCTTTTATTGAACGTTTTCCTACCCTTAAGAGTTTAGGTGAAGCACCTCTGGATGATGTGCTAAAGATGTGGGAAGGGCTTGGCTACTATAATCGTGCCAAAAATTTACATAAGACTGCTACACTTGTAGATGAACTGCCAAGTGATATAGAGGAACTCATTAAACTTCCCGGCATAGGTCAAAATACTGCACATGCAGTGGCAGCCTTCGCCTTTAACCAACCGGTTCCCATTATGGAAGCCAATGTAAAACGTATACTTTGCCGTTTACATCAACTCATCACACCCACGGATAAAAAACTTTGGGAAATCGCTTACGACCTGGTAGACAAAGTCAATTCTTTTGACTACAACCAGGCGATGATGGATATAGGGGCAACCATCTGTTTGCCTAGAAATCCAAAATGTGAGATCTGTCCTCTCGGTGACATCTGTAAAGGAAAGGAAGAACCTACACGATACCCTACAAAAAAAAGACGTGTGGTCCCCACCAGAGAACAGAATATTCTCATCCGTGTATATGAAGATAAACTTTCACTGACGCAAAGAGAAGGTAAATTCCTGCATGGCCTATGGGGATTTGAATCTGTGGAGATCCCAGAGTGTGCCTCTGAGTATCTAGGTGAAGTCACCCATGCCTATACACACTTTAAGCTCATCTGCAAAGTCTATGTCTATTATGAGCATAGTCCTGAAAAATCTGACTACTTCAGTGAAGATGAAATACAAAAACTCGCTATCTCCAAAGTGGATGAGAAGATTGTTAAATTGTTTTTAGCTACAATGTGA